Proteins encoded together in one Hevea brasiliensis isolate MT/VB/25A 57/8 chromosome 16, ASM3005281v1, whole genome shotgun sequence window:
- the LOC110635590 gene encoding psbQ-like protein 3, chloroplastic has translation MALRPLISRQNLPTFVCYLKSSFQAKEKPFPPQKILQTRISRRIGSIAAMASILLAREAEIAFAADWRILASEQTIEEAEREIRSHAQSLLDIKAFLESESWQEAQKALRKSSSNLKHDFYTIIQSKPGSERPYLRKLYSDLFNNVTKLDYAARDQNASLVWQCYGNIVVALDDILGRI, from the exons ATGGCATTAAGGCCATTAATCTCAAGACAAAATCTACCAACCTTCGTCTGCTACCTAAAATCCTCTTTTCAAGCTAAGGAGAAGCCATTCCCTCCTCAAAAGATCCTCCAAACCAGAATCAGTAGAAGAATAGGATCAATAGCAGCAATGGCTTCAATTCTCTTGGCAAGGGAAGCAGAAATTGCATTTGCGGCAGACTGGAGAATTCTAGCTTCTGAACAAACAATTGAAGAGGCAGAGAGAGAGATCAGAAGTCATGCACAGTCTTTGCTAGATATTAAAGCGTTTTTGGAGTCTGAGTCTTGGCAAGAAGCTCAGAAGGCGCTGCGAAAGAgctcttcaaacttgaaacatGACTTCTATACCATAATCCAAAGCAAACCAGGAAGTGAGAGGCCTTACCTCAGGAAGCTTTATTCTGATCTCTTCAATAATGTTACCAAA CTAGATTATGCAGCGAGggaccaaaatgcctctcttgTTTGGCAGTGCTACGGAAATATTGTGGTGGCCCTTGAtgacattttgggcagaatataa